The proteins below come from a single Aegilops tauschii subsp. strangulata cultivar AL8/78 chromosome 6, Aet v6.0, whole genome shotgun sequence genomic window:
- the LOC109776827 gene encoding F-box protein At5g03970-like, whose protein sequence is MSRRFPSPTAAPPLEDENLLSEILLRLPPQPSSLPRASLVSNRWRRIASDPGFSRRFRRHHRPNPPLLGFFDMYGCRSFVPTLEAPDRFPPGRFSLQRGDDDWFWSLGSRHGLVLILNRPTNQLLVWDPVTCDKHWIAVPPGFECDSDSPIGGAVLRYAVDDHHFLVALVSTTEKQDHTRAIASAYLSETNTWSDIISTPLPPASESRFQLQAEDLPPFECPTMIYCSIPAVLVGDSLYWWLRDSSYNILQFDLDRDCLTVIPAPVDLYDSDIHFSVMRADDGGLGFLFVSKFSVQLWKTKVIL, encoded by the coding sequence ATGAGCCGCCGCTTCCCTTCGCCGACGGCGGCACCGCCGCTGGAGGACGAAAACCTGCTCTCCGAGATCCTCCTCCGCCTCCCCCCGCAGCCGTCCTCCCTCCCTCGCGCCTCGCTCGTCTCCAATCGCTGGCGCCGCATCGCCTCCGACCCCGGCTTCTCCCGCCGCttccgccgccaccaccgccccaACCCTCCGCTGCTCGGTTTCTTCGACATGTACGGCTGCCGCTCCTTCGTGCCTACCCTCGAGGCCCCGGATCGTTTCCCGCCCGGGCGCTTCTCCCTGCAGCGCGGCGACGACGACTGGTTCTGGTCCCTTGGAAGCCGCCATGGCCTGGTGCTAATCTTGAACAGACCCACGAACCAGTTGCTGGTGTGGGACCCCGTCACCTGCGACAAGCACTGGATTGCCGTGCCCCCGGGATTCGAGTGCGACTCGGACAGCCCGATCGGCGGGGCGGTGCTTCGCTATGCCGTAGACGACCACCACTTCCTGGTGGCCTTGGTAAGCACCACCGAGAAACAAGACCATACAAGAGCCATCGCCAGCGCTTACTTGTCGGAGACCAACACATGGAGTGATATAATCTCAACACCGCTTCCACCGGCATCCGAATCCCGCTTCCAATTGCAAGCAGAAGACTTGCCACCGTTTGAATGTCCGACCATGATTTATTGCAGCATACCTGCTGTGCTGGTTGGGGATTCCCTTTACTGGTGGCTTCGGGATAGCTCGTACAACATCCTCCAATTTGATTTGGATAGGGACTGCCTAACCGTGATACCTGCACCGGTGGACTTGTATGACAGCGATATCCACTTCTCGGTTATGCGGGCAGATGATGGAGGGCTTGGTTTCCTATTTGTATCAAAGTTCAGTGTTCAATTGTGGAAGACGAAGGTCATTTTGTGA